One genomic segment of Erysipelotrichaceae bacterium 66202529 includes these proteins:
- a CDS encoding SDR family oxidoreductase: protein MFQDKIVVITGGVQGIGKCIADEFLKEGAMVCVIDKQPGGYFTGDLADERTLSAFAEKVISEYGHVDYLINNALPLMKGIDTCSYDEFNYALRVGVTAPFYLAKLFAPYFSQGAAIINISSTRDRMSQPQTESYAAAKGGISALTHALAVSFSGKVRVNSISPGWIDTNFQEFDGADSAQHPAGRVGNPLDIANMVLYLCSEKAGFLTGENICIDGGMSHQMIYHGDFDWTHGKG from the coding sequence ATGTTTCAGGATAAAATTGTTGTCATTACCGGTGGAGTACAGGGAATCGGCAAATGTATTGCCGATGAATTTCTAAAGGAGGGCGCGATGGTTTGTGTTATTGATAAACAGCCGGGCGGTTATTTTACAGGGGATCTGGCTGATGAAAGAACCCTTTCTGCATTTGCGGAAAAGGTGATTTCCGAATACGGACATGTAGATTATCTTATCAATAACGCACTTCCGTTGATGAAGGGAATAGATACCTGTTCATATGATGAATTTAATTATGCTTTGCGTGTCGGTGTCACTGCACCGTTTTATCTTGCTAAACTATTTGCACCTTATTTTTCGCAGGGAGCTGCAATCATTAACATTTCCTCAACCAGAGATCGCATGAGCCAGCCGCAGACAGAAAGCTACGCAGCTGCGAAAGGCGGTATATCGGCTTTAACGCATGCCCTTGCAGTCAGCTTTTCAGGCAAGGTGCGCGTCAACTCAATTTCTCCAGGATGGATCGATACGAATTTCCAGGAATTTGACGGTGCAGATTCCGCACAGCATCCAGCAGGACGTGTCGGTAATCCGCTTGACATTGCCAATATGGTTTTGTATCTTTGCTCAGAAAAAGCAGGCTTCCTTACAGGAGAAAACATTTGCATTGACGGAGGAATGAGCCATCAAATGATCTATCACGGCGATTTTGATTGGACTCATGGAAAGGGATAA
- a CDS encoding tyrosine-type recombinase/integrase yields MSEKRRDSKNRVLRSGESQRKDGRYAYKYVDTFGKPQFVYSWKLVPTDKTPAGKREDISLREKEKEIQKDLDDGIDTIGKKMTVCQLYAKQIRHRGNVKHNTKLGRERLMRILEQDRLGSCPIDSVKLSDAKEWALRMKEKGLSYKTINNDKRSLKAAFYTAIQDDCIRKNPFDFQLSDVLDDDTEPKVPLTPAQEESFLSFIQGDKVYQKHYDAIVILLGTGLRISELCGLTDKDLDFENRVIIVSHQLLRNTGVGYYIDEPKTQSGVRKIPMNEEVYQAFQRVIKNRKGAKPFIIDGYANFLFLKQNGYPMTAVDYGGMFGRLVKKYNKSHEEALPKTTTPHAMRHTFCTRLANAGMNPKALQYIMGHSNITMTLNYYAHATFDSARAEMERLAA; encoded by the coding sequence ATGTCAGAAAAAAGACGAGACAGCAAAAATCGCGTTTTGCGGTCTGGAGAGAGCCAGAGAAAAGACGGACGATATGCTTACAAATATGTTGATACCTTTGGAAAACCGCAGTTTGTTTACTCATGGAAGTTAGTGCCTACGGATAAGACCCCGGCAGGTAAACGGGAGGATATTTCACTCCGGGAAAAGGAGAAAGAAATCCAGAAAGACCTTGACGACGGGATAGACACCATCGGCAAGAAAATGACCGTCTGCCAGCTCTACGCCAAGCAGATCAGGCACCGGGGCAATGTGAAGCACAACACCAAACTGGGCCGGGAACGGCTGATGCGTATTCTGGAACAAGATCGGCTGGGGAGCTGCCCGATTGACAGTGTGAAGCTGTCCGACGCAAAGGAATGGGCGCTTCGGATGAAAGAAAAGGGCCTTTCTTATAAGACCATCAATAACGACAAGCGTTCCCTGAAAGCGGCTTTTTACACCGCCATACAGGACGATTGCATCCGAAAAAACCCGTTTGACTTCCAGCTTAGTGACGTTCTGGACGACGATACGGAACCAAAGGTGCCTCTTACACCAGCACAGGAAGAAAGTTTTCTGTCCTTTATTCAAGGTGATAAGGTTTACCAAAAGCATTATGACGCAATCGTTATTCTGCTGGGGACAGGGCTTCGCATTTCGGAACTGTGCGGACTGACGGACAAAGATTTGGATTTTGAAAACCGGGTAATCATCGTGAGCCACCAGCTTTTGAGAAATACCGGCGTCGGTTACTATATTGACGAACCCAAGACCCAAAGCGGCGTCAGAAAAATCCCCATGAATGAGGAAGTGTATCAGGCGTTCCAGCGAGTGATAAAAAACCGCAAAGGTGCAAAGCCGTTCATTATTGACGGGTATGCCAATTTCCTGTTTCTCAAACAGAACGGCTATCCCATGACGGCGGTAGATTATGGCGGGATGTTTGGCAGGCTTGTGAAGAAGTACAACAAGAGCCATGAAGAAGCGTTGCCGAAAACGACGACGCCCCATGCTATGCGTCATACATTCTGCACCCGGTTAGCCAATGCGGGAATGAACCCCAAAGCCTTGCAGTACATTATGGGACATTCCAATATCACCATGACGCTGAACTATTATGCACACGCCACATTCGATTCCGCAAGGGCAGAAATGGAACGGCTGGCAGCCTGA
- a CDS encoding helix-turn-helix domain-containing protein, which translates to MGKELFCASIQQLRQQFPALDWTYHDVLIGSQTEKMFRWPGEPDEEILICVHQSRGRQELFHRHDFFYFNFTYEGEYDSISFKYDNRITIHEGELYAGQPFAGHALCVHDDSETTIIGVLIQREAFFRTFLPMLSSNIRLFHFLLDPATNQFSDEFIHFKIEDDCTIRALLEMMVIEYAHKQDDSQAVLKALTLSFLLQVARQFVQEHQSSASERLSEKIVQYMSEHFDHVTLKDIAHHFSYHPNYVSTLLHRELGKSFSELLLEQRMERAVILLKGTNLPVDEIATLLGYSNSSNFYKAFREYFNASPREYIASQTV; encoded by the coding sequence ATGGGAAAGGAATTATTTTGCGCTTCCATACAGCAGCTCCGCCAGCAGTTTCCGGCATTGGATTGGACGTATCATGATGTTCTTATTGGAAGCCAAACGGAGAAAATGTTTCGCTGGCCGGGAGAGCCTGATGAGGAAATTCTCATCTGTGTGCATCAGAGCAGAGGAAGGCAGGAATTGTTTCACCGGCATGATTTCTTTTACTTCAACTTTACATATGAGGGGGAATATGATTCCATTAGTTTTAAATATGACAATCGAATTACGATACATGAAGGAGAGCTTTATGCCGGACAGCCCTTTGCCGGACATGCGTTATGTGTCCATGATGATTCTGAAACAACTATTATCGGTGTTTTGATTCAGCGTGAAGCATTTTTTAGAACCTTTTTACCTATGCTTTCTTCCAATATCAGACTGTTTCATTTCTTGCTGGATCCTGCGACAAATCAGTTTTCCGATGAATTTATCCATTTTAAAATAGAAGATGACTGTACGATACGAGCACTGCTTGAAATGATGGTTATTGAGTATGCACACAAGCAGGATGACAGTCAGGCTGTATTAAAGGCGCTCACTCTTTCTTTTTTGTTACAGGTGGCGCGGCAATTTGTGCAGGAGCATCAAAGCTCTGCCAGTGAAAGGCTGTCTGAGAAAATTGTGCAGTACATGAGTGAGCATTTTGATCATGTGACCTTAAAAGATATCGCACATCATTTTTCTTACCATCCAAACTATGTTTCCACACTTCTTCATCGGGAGCTTGGCAAATCATTTTCTGAGCTTCTCCTTGAGCAGCGGATGGAACGTGCCGTTATTTTATTAAAAGGCACAAATTTACCTGTAGACGAAATCGCCACATTGCTTGGCTACAGCAATAGCAGTAATTTTTATAAAGCGTTTCGGGAATATTTCAATGCTTCCCCTCGCGAATATATTGCATCGCAAACAGTATAG
- the vanB gene encoding D-alanine--(R)-lactate ligase VanB produces MNRIKVAIIFGGCSEEHDVSVKSAIEIAANIDTEKFDPHYIGITKNGVWKLCKKPCTEWEADSLPAILSPDRKTHGLLVMKESEYETRRIDVAFPVLHGKCGEDGAIQGLFVLSGIPYVGCDIQSSAACMDKSLAYILTKNAGIAVPEFQMIDKGDKPEAGALTYPVFVKPARSGSSFGVTKVNGTEELNAAIEAAGQYDGKILIEQAISGCEVGCAVMGNEDDLIVGEVDQIRLSHGIFRIHQENEPEKGSENAMITVPADIPVEERNRVQETAKKVYRVLGCRGLARVDLFLQEDGGIVLNEVNTMPGFTSYSRYPRMVAAAGITLPALIDSLITLALKR; encoded by the coding sequence ATGAATAGAATAAAAGTCGCAATCATCTTCGGCGGTTGCTCGGAGGAACATGATGTGTCGGTAAAATCCGCAATAGAAATTGCTGCGAACATTGATACGGAAAAATTCGATCCGCACTACATCGGAATTACAAAAAACGGTGTATGGAAGCTATGCAAGAAGCCATGTACGGAATGGGAAGCCGACAGTCTCCCCGCCATACTCTCCCCGGATAGGAAAACGCATGGGCTGCTTGTCATGAAAGAAAGCGAATACGAAACACGGCGTATTGATGTGGCTTTCCCGGTTTTGCATGGCAAATGCGGGGAGGATGGTGCGATACAGGGGCTGTTTGTATTGTCTGGTATCCCCTATGTGGGCTGTGATATTCAAAGCTCCGCAGCTTGCATGGACAAATCACTGGCCTACATTCTTACAAAAAATGCGGGCATCGCCGTTCCCGAATTTCAAATGATTGATAAAGGTGACAAGCCGGAGGCGGGTGCGCTTACCTACCCTGTCTTTGTGAAGCCGGCACGGTCAGGTTCGTCCTTTGGCGTAACCAAAGTAAACGGTACGGAAGAACTTAACGCTGCGATAGAAGCGGCAGGACAATATGATGGAAAAATCTTAATTGAGCAAGCGATTTCGGGCTGTGAGGTCGGGTGTGCGGTCATGGGGAACGAGGATGATTTGATTGTCGGCGAAGTGGATCAAATCCGGCTGAGCCACGGTATCTTCCGCATCCATCAGGAAAACGAGCCGGAAAAAGGCTCAGAAAATGCGATGATTACAGTTCCCGCAGACATTCCGGTCGAGGAACGAAATCGGGTGCAGGAAACGGCAAAGAAAGTATATCGGGTGCTTGGATGCAGAGGGCTTGCCCGTGTTGATCTTTTTTTGCAGGAGGATGGCGGCATCGTTCTAAATGAGGTCAATACCATGCCCGGTTTTACATCGTACAGCCGCTACCCACGTATGGTGGCCGCCGCAGGAATCACGCTTCCTGCACTGATTGACAGCCTGATTACATTGGCGTTAAAGAGGTGA
- a CDS encoding sigma-70 family RNA polymerase sigma factor, producing MDAIPRDYEARCMFDAFCKTVLRNEAKSYLAEMKRRRDREVSLSSLSQADLDKLCTVDHYPSDSFTFSSHGYDLHINNELVAEAFAALPSMEQSILILHCVLDMADGEIGGLVGMSRSAVQRHRTNTLSELRKQLKALMPKGG from the coding sequence ATGGATGCTATCCCCCGCGACTATGAAGCGCGGTGCATGTTCGATGCTTTTTGCAAGACGGTACTGCGTAACGAGGCCAAAAGCTACTTGGCTGAAATGAAGCGCCGCCGTGACCGTGAAGTGTCACTAAGCTCTTTGTCACAGGCAGATTTGGACAAGCTCTGTACAGTAGATCACTACCCCAGCGACAGCTTTACGTTTTCGTCGCATGGCTATGACCTACATATCAACAATGAGCTTGTTGCCGAAGCCTTTGCCGCGCTGCCCAGCATGGAGCAGAGTATTTTAATCCTGCACTGTGTTCTGGATATGGCAGATGGTGAGATCGGCGGCCTTGTGGGAATGTCCCGGAGTGCCGTTCAGCGGCACAGGACAAATACCTTATCGGAGCTGCGGAAACAGCTAAAGGCGTTGATGCCGAAGGGAGGTTAG
- the vanX gene encoding D-Ala-D-Ala dipeptidase VanX — protein sequence MENGFLFLDEMLHGVRWDAKYATWDNFTGKPVDGYEVNRIIGTKAVAFALREAQIHAAALGYGLLLWDGYRPRTAVDCFLRWAAQPEDKLTKEKFYPNIERAELITKGYVASQSSHSRGSAIDLTLYHLDTGELVSMGSNFDFMDERSHHTAKGIGDAEAQNRRCLRKIMESSGFQSYRFEWWHYKLIDEPYPDTYFDFAVS from the coding sequence ATGGAAAATGGTTTTTTGTTTTTAGATGAAATGTTGCATGGCGTCCGTTGGGATGCCAAGTACGCCACATGGGATAACTTCACAGGAAAACCGGTGGATGGGTATGAGGTGAATCGCATCATCGGCACAAAGGCCGTGGCGTTTGCTCTGCGCGAGGCACAAATCCATGCGGCTGCGCTTGGCTATGGCTTGCTTTTATGGGATGGATATCGGCCAAGAACTGCGGTGGACTGCTTCCTGCGTTGGGCAGCGCAACCGGAGGACAAGCTCACAAAAGAAAAATTTTACCCCAATATAGAGCGAGCCGAGTTGATTACAAAGGGTTATGTGGCCTCACAATCCAGCCATAGCCGTGGAAGCGCAATTGATCTTACGCTCTACCACCTGGATACAGGGGAACTTGTTTCAATGGGAAGTAACTTCGATTTTATGGACGAACGGTCGCATCATACAGCAAAAGGGATAGGGGATGCAGAGGCACAAAATCGAAGATGCTTGCGTAAAATCATGGAAAGCAGCGGATTTCAGTCTTATCGCTTTGAATGGTGGCACTATAAGTTGATTGATGAGCCATACCCCGATACCTATTTTGATTTTGCCGTTTCATAA
- a CDS encoding D-Ala-D-Ala carboxypeptidase VanY-B — protein MEKSNYHSNADHHKRHMKQSVEKRAFLCAFIISFTVCTLFLGWRLASVLEATQIPPIPATHTGSSTDVVENLEENALATAKEQGDEQEWSLILVNRQNPIPAQYDVELEQLSNGERIDIRISPYLQDLFDAARTDGVYPIVASGYRTTEKQQEIMDEKIAEYKAKGYTSAQAKAEAETWVAVPGTSEHQLGLAVDINADGIHSTGNEVYRWLDENSYRFGFIRRYPPDKTEITGVSNEPWHYRYVGIEAATEMYNQGVCLEEYLKPEK, from the coding sequence ATGGAAAAAAGCAACTATCATTCCAATGCGGATCATCACAAACGGCATATGAAACAATCCGTGGAAAAGCGGGCTTTTCTATGTGCGTTCATTATTTCGTTCACAGTCTGCACGCTGTTTTTGGGGTGGAGACTGGCTTCCGTATTGGAGGCAACACAGATACCGCCCATCCCTGCAACTCATACAGGCAGCAGCACTGACGTAGTGGAGAATTTGGAGGAAAACGCTCTTGCCACCGCCAAAGAACAGGGAGATGAACAGGAATGGAGCCTGATTTTAGTGAACAGGCAGAACCCCATCCCCGCACAGTACGATGTGGAGCTTGAGCAACTATCAAATGGTGAGCGGATAGATATTCGGATTTCTCCCTATCTTCAAGATTTGTTTGATGCCGCAAGAACTGATGGAGTTTACCCGATTGTCGCATCCGGATACCGAACAACAGAAAAACAGCAAGAAATTATGGATGAAAAAATTGCCGAATATAAGGCGAAAGGCTACACCTCTGCACAGGCTAAAGCGGAAGCAGAAACTTGGGTGGCCGTGCCGGGAACGAGCGAGCATCAGCTTGGTCTTGCTGTGGATATCAATGCGGACGGAATTCATTCAACAGGCAACGAGGTTTATAGATGGCTGGATGAAAACAGCTATCGTTTTGGTTTTATTCGTCGCTACCCACCAGACAAGACAGAGATAACCGGTGTGAGCAACGAGCCGTGGCATTACCGATATGTTGGCATCGAAGCTGCCACAGAGATGTACAACCAAGGGGTTTGCCTTGAGGAATATTTAAAACCAGAAAAATGA
- the vanW gene encoding glycopeptide resistance accessory protein VanW-B, protein MDRKRLTQRFPFLLPMRRAQRKMCFYAGMRFDGCRYAQTIGEKSLSHLLFETDCALYNHNTGFDMIYQENKVFNLKLAAKTLNGLLIRPGETFSFWWLVRHADKDTPYKDGLTVTNGKLTTMSGGGMCQMSNLLFWMFLHTPLTIIQRRGHEVKEFPEPNSDEIKGVDATISEGWIDLKVRNDTDCTYQIWVTLDDEKIIGQVSADKEPQALYKITNGSIQYVRESGGIYEYAQVKRMQVALGTGEIIDCKLLYTNKCKICYPLPESVDIQEENQ, encoded by the coding sequence ATGGACAGAAAAAGATTGACACAGCGTTTCCCGTTCCTGCTTCCAATGAGACGGGCGCAGAGAAAAATGTGCTTTTATGCGGGAATGAGATTTGACGGCTGTCGCTATGCGCAGACGATAGGGGAAAAATCGCTTTCCCATTTGCTCTTTGAAACGGATTGCGCATTATACAACCACAATACCGGATTTGACATGATATACCAGGAAAACAAGGTGTTCAACTTAAAGCTGGCAGCAAAGACCTTAAACGGCTTATTGATAAGACCGGGGGAAACCTTTTCTTTCTGGTGGCTGGTACGCCATGCGGACAAAGATACCCCCTATAAAGACGGCCTTACGGTGACCAATGGTAAACTCACCACCATGTCGGGCGGCGGTATGTGCCAGATGAGCAATTTACTATTTTGGATGTTCCTGCATACGCCATTGACAATTATCCAGCGCAGAGGTCACGAAGTAAAGGAGTTTCCAGAGCCAAACAGTGACGAGATTAAAGGGGTGGATGCAACCATTTCAGAGGGCTGGATTGATTTAAAAGTGCGAAACGATACCGACTGCACCTACCAAATATGGGTGACCTTAGATGATGAGAAAATCATCGGTCAGGTGTCCGCCGACAAAGAGCCCCAAGCATTATACAAAATTACAAATGGCAGTATCCAGTATGTCCGTGAAAGTGGCGGGATTTATGAATATGCCCAGGTTAAACGGATGCAAGTTGCCTTAGGTACCGGGGAAATAATAGATTGCAAGCTGCTTTATACAAACAAATGCAAAATCTGTTATCCCCTCCCGGAAAGTGTGGATATTCAGGAGGAGAACCAATGA
- a CDS encoding helix-turn-helix domain-containing protein translates to MKNPNYKGIELLPLSVIEAARAGDAGAVERVLQYYSGYMNKLCTRTLYDENGYPHVCLDEAMKRRLEIKLIHAIVTN, encoded by the coding sequence ATGAAGAACCCGAACTACAAGGGCATTGAGCTTTTGCCCCTTTCGGTGATCGAGGCCGCCCGCGCTGGGGATGCCGGAGCCGTAGAGCGCGTTTTGCAGTATTACAGCGGTTACATGAACAAGCTGTGTACCCGGACGCTCTATGACGAAAACGGCTATCCGCATGTGTGTCTGGACGAGGCCATGAAGCGCCGTCTGGAAATCAAGCTCATCCACGCTATCGTCACGAACTGA
- a CDS encoding D-lactate dehydrogenase VanH-B, translating into MRKSVGITVFGCEQDEANAFRALSPDFHIIPTLISDAISADNAKLAAGNQCVSVGHKSEVSEATILALRKVGVKYISTRSIGCDHIDTTAAERMGISVGTVAYSPDSVADYALMLMLMAIRGAKPTMHAVAQQDFRLDRIRGKELGDMTVGVIGTGHIGQAVVKRLRGFGCHVLAYDNSRKMDADYVQLDELLKNSDIVTLHVPLCADTRHLIGQKQIGEMKQGAFLINTGRGALVDTGALVEALESGKLGGAALDVLEGEDQFVYTDCSQKVLDHPFLSQLLRMPNVIITPHTAYYTERVLQDTTEKTIRNCLNFERSLQHE; encoded by the coding sequence ATGAGAAAAAGTGTGGGCATTACTGTTTTTGGATGCGAACAGGATGAGGCAAATGCTTTCCGCGCTTTATCGCCGGATTTTCATATTATCCCTACGCTGATTAGCGATGCGATATCGGCAGACAACGCAAAATTGGCCGCTGGCAATCAATGCGTTAGCGTAGGCCATAAGTCCGAGGTTTCCGAGGCGACAATTCTTGCGCTGAGAAAGGTCGGGGTAAAATACATTTCTACCCGCAGCATCGGCTGCGATCACATTGATACGACTGCCGCCGAGAGAATGGGAATCTCGGTTGGCACGGTTGCGTATTCGCCGGACAGCGTTGCGGATTATGCTTTGATGCTGATGCTGATGGCCATACGGGGTGCAAAACCCACCATGCACGCCGTGGCGCAACAAGATTTCAGATTGGATCGTATCCGGGGGAAAGAACTGGGGGATATGACTGTGGGAGTTATTGGAACCGGCCATATCGGGCAAGCGGTCGTCAAAAGGCTGCGGGGATTTGGATGCCATGTGCTGGCCTATGATAACAGCCGAAAAATGGATGCAGATTATGTCCAGCTTGATGAGCTTCTAAAAAACAGCGATATTGTTACGCTCCATGTGCCGCTTTGTGCGGATACCCGCCATCTGATCGGTCAGAAGCAAATTGGAGAGATGAAGCAAGGCGCATTTTTAATCAACACCGGGCGCGGAGCGCTTGTCGATACCGGGGCGCTGGTGGAGGCGTTGGAAAGCGGAAAGCTGGGTGGTGCGGCACTGGATGTGTTGGAGGGCGAGGATCAGTTTGTTTATACCGATTGCTCGCAGAAAGTGCTTGACCATCCCTTTTTGTCGCAGCTTTTAAGGATGCCGAATGTGATCATCACACCCCATACGGCGTACTACACTGAGCGTGTGCTGCAGGATACTACAGAAAAAACAATCAGGAATTGTCTCAATTTTGAAAGGAGTTTACAGCATGAATAG
- a CDS encoding VanB-type vancomycin resistance response regulator transcription factor VanR, producing the protein MSIRILLVEDDDHICNTVRAFLAEAGYQVDACTDGNEAYTKFYENTYQLVILDIMLPGMNGHELLREFRAKNDTPILMMTALSDDENQIRAFDAEADDYVTKPFKMQILLKRVEALLRRSGALAKEIRVGRLTLLPEDFTVLCDGTELPLTRKEFEILLLLVQNKGRTLTHEIILSRIWGYDFEGDGSTVHTHIKNLRAKLPENIIKTIRGVGYRLEES; encoded by the coding sequence ATGTCGATACGAATTCTACTTGTCGAGGATGATGATCATATCTGTAATACAGTAAGGGCGTTTCTGGCTGAGGCAGGATATCAGGTGGATGCCTGCACAGATGGAAATGAGGCATACACCAAGTTTTACGAAAACACTTATCAACTGGTTATTCTTGATATTATGCTGCCCGGTATGAACGGGCATGAACTTTTGCGTGAATTTCGTGCGAAAAATGATACTCCCATTCTGATGATGACAGCCCTGTCGGATGACGAAAACCAAATCCGGGCGTTTGATGCAGAGGCAGACGACTATGTAACAAAGCCATTCAAGATGCAGATTTTACTAAAGCGGGTGGAAGCCCTGCTGCGGCGCAGCGGTGCGCTGGCAAAGGAAATCCGTGTCGGCAGGCTGACACTTCTGCCGGAGGATTTCACGGTACTTTGTGACGGTACAGAGCTGCCCCTGACACGAAAAGAATTTGAAATCCTTTTGCTGCTGGTGCAGAACAAAGGCAGAACCTTAACGCATGAAATCATTTTGTCACGTATATGGGGATATGACTTTGAGGGTGATGGCAGCACAGTCCACACTCATATCAAAAATTTGCGGGCCAAGCTGCCGGAAAATATCATCAAAACCATTCGCGGTGTAGGATACCGATTGGAGGAATCATAA
- the vanS gene encoding VanB-type vancomycin resistance histidine kinase VanS, with protein sequence MERKGIFIKVFSYTIIVLLLLVGVTATLFAQQFVSYFRVMELQQTVKSYQPLVELIQNSDRLDIQEVAGLFHYNNQSFEFYIEDKEGSVLYATPNANTSNSFRPDFLYVVHRDDNISIVAQSKAGAGLLYQGLTIRGIVMIAIMVVFSLLCAYIFARQMTTPIKALADSANKMANLKDVPPPLERKDELGALAHDMHSMYVRLKETIARLEDEIAREHELEETQRYFFAAASHELKTPIAATSVLLEGMLENIGDYKDHSKYLRECIKMMDRQGKIISEILELVSLNDGRIVPIAEPLDIGRTVAELLPDFQTLAEANNQRFVTDIPAGQIVLSDPRLLQKALSNVILNAVQNTPQGGEVRIWSEPGAEKCRLFVLNMGVHIDDTALPRLFTPFYRIDQARSRKSGRSGLGLAIVQKTLDAMSLQYALENTSDGVLFWLDLPLTSTL encoded by the coding sequence ATGGAAAGAAAAGGGATTTTCATTAAGGTTTTTTCCTATACGATCATTGTCCTGCTACTGCTTGTCGGTGTAACAGCAACACTGTTTGCACAGCAATTTGTGTCTTATTTCAGAGTGATGGAATTACAGCAAACAGTAAAATCCTATCAGCCATTGGTGGAACTGATTCAGAATAGCGATAGGCTTGATATTCAAGAGGTGGCAGGGCTGTTTCACTACAATAACCAATCCTTTGAGTTTTATATTGAAGATAAAGAGGGAAGCGTACTCTATGCCACACCAAATGCCAATACATCAAATAGTTTTAGACCCGACTTTCTTTATGTGGTACATAGAGATGATAATATTTCGATTGTTGCTCAAAGCAAGGCAGGTGCGGGATTGCTTTATCAAGGGCTGACAATTCGGGGAATTGTTATGATTGCGATAATGGTTGTATTCAGCCTTTTATGCGCGTATATCTTTGCGCGGCAAATGACAACGCCGATCAAAGCCTTAGCGGACAGTGCGAATAAAATGGCAAACCTGAAAGATGTACCGCCGCCGCTGGAGCGAAAGGATGAGCTTGGCGCACTGGCTCATGATATGCATTCCATGTATGTCAGGCTGAAAGAAACCATCGCAAGGCTGGAGGATGAAATCGCAAGGGAACATGAGTTGGAGGAAACACAGCGATATTTCTTTGCGGCAGCTTCTCATGAGCTAAAAACGCCCATCGCGGCTACAAGCGTTCTGTTGGAGGGAATGCTTGAAAATATCGGTGACTACAAAGATCATTCTAAGTATCTGCGCGAATGCATCAAAATGATGGATAGGCAGGGCAAAATCATTTCCGAAATACTGGAGCTTGTCAGCCTGAATGATGGGAGAATCGTACCCATAGCTGAACCGTTGGACATAGGGCGCACGGTTGCCGAGTTGCTGCCCGATTTTCAAACCTTGGCAGAGGCAAACAACCAGCGGTTCGTCACAGATATTCCAGCCGGGCAAATTGTCCTGTCCGATCCGAGGCTGCTCCAAAAGGCACTATCCAATGTCATATTGAATGCAGTTCAGAACACGCCGCAGGGAGGCGAGGTACGGATATGGAGTGAGCCTGGTGCTGAAAAATGCCGCCTTTTTGTTTTGAACATGGGCGTTCACATTGATGATACTGCGCTTCCAAGGCTGTTCACCCCATTCTATCGCATTGATCAGGCGCGAAGCAGAAAAAGTGGGCGAAGCGGTTTAGGACTTGCCATCGTACAAAAAACGCTGGATGCCATGAGCCTCCAGTATGCGCTGGAAAACACCTCGGATGGCGTTTTGTTCTGGCTGGATTTACCGCTCACATCAACATTGTAA
- a CDS encoding excisionase: MMNHDVPIWEKYTLTIEEASKYFRIGENKLRKLAEENPASGWVIMNGNRIQIKRKQFEKIIDTLDTI, encoded by the coding sequence ATTATGAACCATGATGTGCCTATTTGGGAAAAATACACGCTGACGATTGAGGAAGCGTCTAAATATTTCCGTATCGGAGAAAACAAATTGCGTAAGCTGGCCGAGGAAAATCCGGCCTCTGGCTGGGTCATTATGAATGGCAACCGCATCCAGATCAAACGCAAGCAGTTTGAGAAAATAATTGACACTTTGGACACAATCTAA